Genomic segment of Juglans microcarpa x Juglans regia isolate MS1-56 chromosome 7S, Jm3101_v1.0, whole genome shotgun sequence:
GCTCACCTCTTTCTCTGTCAAGAATGTATTACACATCGGATCAGCAAGCATCTCATTTGTATTtaaaacccacctcaactcatcttatttcatcattataattttttcaaatttttacataaaatataataaataattcaactttttcaagtctcaaaataactttatcaaatttttacataaaatataataaataattcaaattttcttctattatttacaaaccatctcaatctatctcaacttatttttaaatccaaattaCTCTAAATGGCCTCCAAGAATTGCattaaagaaagagagagagaaaaattgtaGAGTTGTATATTGATTTTGAATGAGAGGATTCCCTCGTATACCCCAAGTCCTTGTTTCCTATATTCACAGGAACAGATCGACCCAGTATGTGGAATTGATCAGACTATGAAACACGATATCTACATGACCTATCTAATGACACGTGTTGAATATTTATTGGTTTTAGCTAGCGTCTTGTCTCGAACAGTTTATCAATGAATGCTAAGTTAGGGAATAATTTGATTAATCTTACAACTACAATAACGAGCGAGTAATTGGACGGCTGATGATTTGGTGGTTGTTGAGGTAGACAAATGAGAAAGGTTTCGGTTTCATCTGGACGGACGGGATGATTTATGAGGTCCAACATGTTGTGTTATGGTGTACCGTTTGAAGAACTGCATAAGGAAGTGTGTTTACCAAAACGACGGTACAAAAGCCACGCACCATCCAAGCAGTCAAAGCCGTATGCAtgaatttgatataacattttcaatccattagttaaaagttaaatctatcacatatttaattattaaactctaaaatatcatcacaatGAATTagttaaaatctaaatatttggactttaactataataaataccaaaatcattttcaaatttactaattattatagatacaccaaatatatattttattatttatttctctttatgcTTTCATGTCTACTTTCAAGttaaacaaaagtaatattactAAGTGATATTTGGGAGACACAGCTTCAAGTAAATTAACTAATTTCAAGTAAATGtctatattttctaaataacTATTAATGAACGGCTTTAGTTtattcatacaaaaaaaaaaaaaactattaatgcACAGCTTATGTGTTGGGGGCCCCGCATGGTACCAAatcttctcttttttgtttagaatatgattattaattaatatataataggtggAATGGTAAAatatgttaattattattttttaattaataattacttattattatataataaataaatatttcatcaagATTTGATGTAaagagttaaaattaaatttattttatattattttattattatataaaaataataattatcttaatataaaaatttatatgaataggATAACTAAAAATCAAGTTGATTTCACATTTAACAAAAGTGTTATTTGGTTTTGACTAATTCATTTAGATGCGCTGTAGATATTGACTTTTCAATGTTTTCATGATGCCGCAAGTCTAGTTCAAACGTAAGGCAGCattatggctttttttttttttttccttctaagttCTTAGACAAGGGTTGGCACTTGAGTGTGATTCACAAGTTTGCCATTTTCAGATGCTGCTGGGCAGGGACAAaaccattttcatttatttagttTCACTGTTGAGCGGACGGTTGTCTTTTGAAATTGTAGGTTGACTTTTGATAGAAGCATTCTGTCCACTGCAATTTGACAAATCCACGTACGTTTCACACGTGGAATAAGTACACAATCATATAATTATGATATCTATAAATATcacgtaattatttaaaaataaataaaatttattattaaaaaattaatttttttatataaatctaatattttatttattttttttaaaataattatacagcaattacataatttactactgtaaatatcttttctcttttcgtAGTATTGGATGGgatccattttctttttgtaattggAATATCATCGTTCATCTCCAGGGGACTGGATCACGTTAATGAAGTGATGGAGGAGGGTGACACCAGATGGACCCGCTTCCACCGATTACAGGGGAGGGGAGATTGCTTGAGTGACTTTTCTATTACTTCATTTCTTCTGAATTGATAGTTAGTTTGATCCTCTGAACGCTATCTGTCTAACATTTCTGGAGTATAAAAAGGAGCCTTTGAGATTTTCTGGCTGCTCTCCTAAGTCAAGGTCATAGTGCTGTGCCTACGTTAACAATGCAATGATTTCTTTGTTGACAGTGGAGATTGTGTTTATAATTGGGGTTTAGACAAAACCCAATACCtttttacctctctctctctctcaagctctGCTGTGAAGTAATGGAAGTGTGATTttggttggagtttttagtCGAAGTGGGTCGTATTTCCAGAGCTTCATGCCTATGGACCGAGTTCAGCCCGTCTCAGACTCAAGGTCCTCCCCAACCGTCCTCTCCATCGAGTGCCTCAAAGGCAGCTCCAAAGCCGACGAGTGGACCGGCGATTTCCTCCAGACAGGCGACGTAGTCGAGGAGCTCCGCATCGGCAACTCCTCCTCCCGCCGAATGGGAACCTCCGGTACTCTCCTTCTCTTCATGGCGCCGTTCAAGAACGGCAAGAGCGGCGTCCAGAGGGTTCTTCACGACGCCTACAAGAAGAAGGAGACGTCGATTCTAGTCCGTATTCGGAGGGGAGCGGACGAGTACGCCGAGTTGCAGGCTTGTATCGTACCCAACGACTCGGCCAGTAAGAAACAGTATATCCTCAGGTCGATCGCCGATCCGAATTACACCGTCGGTTTCTTGGATCGGACGGAGTCCGAGTGCCTCGAGCTCCAAGGTGAGCCATGTTTGACTTTTCAATTTCCTCAATCCTCTGTTTGCTCACGCGGGTATTGTTTTCACACCTATTCATATCCTTATTATTactgcaaaaacaaaaatttaaatataatactGCAAAAATGGATGATCCAGCATACATCGATTACCATCACCACATAATGACAAACATGCCTTAGATTATCAATAGATTTTACTTCGTTTTCTTTTGTtagtaacattttattttactttttgaacTCAGACAAATTTCATACTCAGAAAAAATGACCAAATTCCAAAATTTATGCAAGACTTTGTCAAATTGGCATTAGCCCCTCAGGGAGTTGGTTGAATTTGTTTTTGCATAATTCACCAAAGCTTTATAAAAAGatcaattttctaaatttagacTTGGCTCTGAAGTATGAAGTACCCTAAAGTAAAGATATATTCGCCAACTGATTCTCTGTTAGGTAATAGGTTCTGCAACTTTCATAGATCCGAACCCAAAGTATTGGCTATATTGgctagagaaatgatagttataatcgtgagtgtgcaagtactgcacaatcactttgaaaaaagtgaataaatacgggctctacatgaaaagaaaattaattttttaatagtgaatcctactctttttcaaagcgactacaCGGCACTTGTgtactccacgactgtatgtagcattactcttatttatGGAAATGCTTTTGACAAGGTCATGGAAAGCTGACTTTGATCTACCCCACTTGGCATGTTGATGATTTCAGcaattattcttattttcatCATCTGAAAGcaacttaggcctcgtttgttttcagaaaatatctcatctcatatcatctaatcattacaatttttccaacttccaatacaaaataaaataaacaattcaactttttcaaatccaaaacaaaaataatattaaaaaatatattctaacaatactttattcaactgtttaactttaatctcaactcatcttatcttatttcatctcatctatgaaaacaaacgagcccttactCTTTATCGCCCAAAACTGTTTGATATTCATGGCCACCTTTTTCTCCCCAATGCTGGTTTGGTTGTTTACATTCTTTTATTAGCTGGCCTTCATACATCAAGCCACCGTTTAAGATCAGACTTTACTTTTCACGATTGAGTTTGGTTGTTGGTTTGCAGAGTTCAGCCTATAGGAACCAGCTGGTTACCTAAAAAGTTCAGACGATAGAATGCTATTATTCTGACCAGTGATACAAAGagttccttcttttttcttttttttttttttttttttgctttttttttcctttttgcagtTTATCACTCTCTCCTTGATTTGGGCTTGTCCTTTATTGTTTCTTGAATTGGCTGGGGGTCTGCCATCTTTTACTTCTAGTCTCCATGACAATTCATTTATGATAGTGTGATCCCTTTTGTGGTTCTGTAAGGTATGGCAGCTGTGGTTATGGCTCTGGTTCTATATTGCCTTGATATTTAGACCTTCGGAAGTTACACAATATATAATGtaattaatcattatctaaaaaacaatatgaaaattggaaaagagagaggaaacgAGAAAAGCGGAAGGCAGGGAGAGAATAGGACAGGAGGAAATAGGGAGGGCTCCTCCCTTCTCCCCGGAAACTCACAAAGGATGGGGGTGATCTCACTCATAGTGCTCCATGGGCCCCTTAGCCAATCTTCTTGCCTTCTCTTGTGAATGAATATTCCATCTATCCTATATTGCATTATGGATGtaaagtcaaaatattaataacagTGATAAAAATTAGTTCAAAACTTCTCTTGATCCAACTTCTCATATCTAGGCATGGCAAACACTATATGAAGACTTTTTTTTGAGCCACTATCTCAAAATCTTACATGTGCATGCTTTGTGCCACAGAGCATTAAAAAAAGCAACCAGTGTTGTAATTCGTTTGTTATAGGGATGACTCTTTTGGATTGCAGTTATGTTAGCATGAACCTTGAAACACCCAGTGCACTGATGACATTTCAAATGAGTTAAACTCATTTCTTTAGAACTCTGATCTAGCATTGTTTGGACAGCCGTTCTTCTTATATGTTAACCTatataattctctctctctctctctctctctctctctcatgaacAATAATCCCAATGAGCAGTTGGTGCCACAGTGCAAGAGCCAATTTATGCCATttggagaaaattaaaattcattttttttccacctGTTTTGAGATCCTCCGTGTGATGTGAAATAATGAGCTCTAGCTCGCAGCTTCAAGGAGTGCCAGGATGGTAAATGCACTATCCAGCTCTCGCCTTCAAAATGGATATGTTGCATATCCATGGGAGAGGAGAATGCAGGAGTTTCTATCAGTTCCATTTTCAAGTTGCTTTCTTTCTATACTTCTCCTGCCAAAAGCTTCAGATCAAGTTGCTTCTCGCTACAATGATTTGGAAGATACCCTTGCTAGGGCAAATGCATGGCTTAATGCATCTCAAGCCACTGGGGTTCCTATAGCCTTTATGAACGTTCAAACTGAGTCACTACTTACCAAGGTAAACATTTTTCATCTCACCAAAGCAATACGAGCAGAACCATTTTTGTCATTGTAATGTGATGGATGAGCATTTTCACCAGTAACCTTTGTAACAATTAATGGCATGCCTTTAGGGCACATTTTGTGGAAAGTAATTATACATAGATAACCTTATATTACAGCTTCATGTTTATTATAAGCAGCAATTCAGGTTGATGTTAAGACCAGTTTTAAAATAAGGGATACTTCACTAATGAGAGACCATTTTGAGGTCCAAATATTTTGTGGGAGTCACTTCATGCTTAACCACCATTCTTCCTCCACCATCCGGACCACCCTTTATTCACACATGCTATACAAATTATTGTTGGTGCCAGTGTCCAAAACTAACAAAAGTTTTCCTTCCTTATACTCTGGAATATTTCTTGAGCAGTTTGCAGAAAAGTTATTTCTGCAAAAGCGGAGGGGATCATCTGtgctttcttatttttataaagcagATTGACTTGGATTCTTGAATGGTCCACAACACTTTTGCTTTGATTGCAacaaaagattcatttttttcGCATATTGTCTAAACGCATGAAATGCCAGAAATATGTGACTCTGTACATCTCTTCAAAGTGAGAGTATAACCTATAGTCTTCATG
This window contains:
- the LOC121241340 gene encoding uncharacterized protein LOC121241340 isoform X2, whose product is MPMDRVQPVSDSRSSPTVLSIECLKGSSKADEWTGDFLQTGDVVEELRIGNSSSRRMGTSGTLLLFMAPFKNGKSGVQRVLHDAYKKKETSILVRIRRGADEYAELQACIVPNDSASKKQYILRSIADPNYTVGFLDRTESECLELQASRSARMVNALSSSRLQNGYVAYPWERRMQEFLSVPFSSCFLSILLLPKASDQVASRYNDLEDTLARANAWLNASQATGVPIAFMNVQTESLLTKISGETASSTVNAGSLSDLSNLANASLYGFEDYHGVDIGVVKAVRLWYAPLGGEFAIEIKLKEGDTKLGFAISRTEELLMVMKMLLQPGQGLVICTKKLQMHLGCWWSQELAIRRSFPGWFPQQEQSDALTPFHSA